A genome region from Clostridium pasteurianum includes the following:
- a CDS encoding flavin reductase family protein, whose protein sequence is MQMDFTNNLDKAMEYLHKQGAFLTVKNGDKTNTMTISWGNIGYEWNRPIFMALIRTSRYSYDFIKESKEFTISIPTNDKLKKALSICGTKSGRDINKFKEANIKTKDSKKLSAPIIDDCGIYYECKVVYSSDIDLSKIDKDIKDKIYSDGRFHTLFFGEIVESYEK, encoded by the coding sequence ATACAAATGGATTTTACTAATAACTTAGATAAGGCTATGGAATATCTTCATAAACAAGGTGCATTTTTAACTGTAAAAAATGGTGATAAAACTAATACAATGACTATAAGCTGGGGCAACATAGGTTACGAATGGAATCGTCCAATATTTATGGCATTAATAAGAACTTCAAGATATTCTTATGACTTCATAAAAGAATCAAAAGAATTTACCATAAGCATACCCACTAATGACAAATTGAAAAAAGCACTTTCAATCTGTGGAACAAAATCAGGAAGGGACATAAATAAATTTAAAGAAGCCAATATAAAAACGAAAGACTCAAAAAAATTATCTGCGCCAATTATAGATGACTGTGGAATTTATTACGAATGCAAAGTAGTATATTCTAGTGATATTGATCTTTCAAAAATTGATAAAGACATAAAAGATAAAATTTATAGTGATGGTAGATTTCACACACTTTTCTTTGGAGAAATAGTTGAAAGCTACGAGAAATAG
- a CDS encoding sugar phosphate nucleotidyltransferase produces MKAIIMAGGKGTRLRPLTCNIPKPMMPIMQKPIIQYIIELLKKYDITEIGITLQYLSDEITSYFGNGKKFGVNLQYFIEKSPLGTAGSVRSAEDFLDETFVVVSGDALTDINLTKVLQYHKQKKSTVTIVLKKVDIPLEYGVAVTDECGKIDNFIEKPGWSEIFSDKVNTGIYVMEPKIFKLYNKNKKIDFSKDLFPVLLKNNEPVYGYVTNTYWRDIGNIEQFMECNFDVLNEEINVKIDAEKCKDGVWMGKDCIIEPNVKIIPPVYIGDNCKILSNAEIGPFTVLGRNSIVSEMAALKRSIVFENCYVGKYTQLRGAIVSNNVQIGKGVSIFEECSIGSGSLIGERSIIKAGVKIWPYKVIGSRAIIKTSIMWGKNSPKVLFGKNGVCGEVNVEITPEFVSKLASAFAAILKLNSKVIVCSSSDSSCEMLKYSFMSGLVSMGMQVYSAEEMTIPMIRLSTVKFNMDAAVYLFCEEDTYEKVNILFIDKDGIAISKSMQRKIVNNFVKEDFIRMRSNDFKRIRKLKEFTSYYEEYIISDLKMLKDEHREIKIAVWASNEFIKKIAIRVLNKLNIQCIKYDNYISLDGLKKEVLTKKLDFGVNISENCSEAILIDEKGTILNKQIYESIKSLVLIYAYGFKTIAVPVNSSAALKKIAQRYNCKYIRTKISERHILNEYIKNEKDKDRKKVLLSYLSSIDALSVIINVIDIMLENEMKISEFIGNIPNYILKNKEIACSWDKKGSIMRKLMEKSTRNPVELIEGIKFNYDDSWALVIPDSNEPICKIYAESCDEEKTEKIIDRFENEIHLFLRS; encoded by the coding sequence ATGAAGGCTATTATTATGGCAGGAGGTAAGGGTACGAGACTTAGACCGCTTACATGTAATATTCCCAAACCCATGATGCCAATTATGCAAAAGCCGATTATTCAGTATATTATTGAGTTATTAAAAAAGTATGATATAACGGAAATAGGTATTACACTTCAATATCTTTCTGATGAAATAACAAGTTACTTTGGAAATGGAAAAAAGTTTGGGGTGAATTTACAGTATTTTATAGAAAAAAGTCCTCTAGGAACTGCGGGAAGTGTAAGAAGTGCGGAGGATTTTCTTGATGAAACCTTTGTAGTTGTAAGTGGTGATGCTCTTACAGATATAAATTTAACTAAAGTTTTACAATATCATAAACAGAAGAAATCTACAGTTACAATCGTTTTAAAGAAAGTGGATATACCTCTAGAATATGGTGTTGCAGTTACAGATGAATGTGGCAAAATAGATAATTTTATTGAAAAACCCGGGTGGAGTGAAATTTTTAGCGATAAAGTTAACACCGGTATATATGTTATGGAGCCTAAGATTTTTAAACTATATAATAAGAATAAAAAGATTGATTTTAGTAAAGATTTATTTCCTGTTCTTTTAAAAAATAATGAGCCTGTGTATGGATATGTAACTAATACTTATTGGAGAGACATAGGAAATATAGAGCAGTTTATGGAGTGTAATTTTGATGTACTTAATGAAGAAATAAATGTGAAAATTGATGCTGAAAAATGTAAAGACGGAGTGTGGATGGGAAAAGACTGTATAATAGAACCTAATGTAAAAATAATTCCACCAGTTTATATAGGAGATAATTGTAAGATATTATCTAATGCCGAAATTGGACCTTTTACTGTACTTGGAAGAAATAGTATAGTATCTGAAATGGCAGCATTAAAGAGAAGTATAGTGTTTGAAAATTGCTATGTCGGGAAATACACTCAATTAAGGGGGGCTATAGTATCAAATAATGTTCAAATCGGAAAAGGAGTATCAATTTTTGAAGAATGTTCAATTGGCAGTGGAAGTTTAATAGGAGAGAGAAGTATTATTAAAGCAGGTGTAAAAATATGGCCATATAAAGTTATAGGAAGTAGAGCAATTATAAAAACAAGCATTATGTGGGGGAAGAATAGCCCTAAAGTATTATTTGGTAAAAATGGAGTATGCGGTGAGGTAAATGTTGAGATCACACCGGAATTTGTGTCAAAATTAGCATCAGCTTTTGCTGCAATTTTGAAGCTGAACTCAAAGGTAATAGTATGCTCGAGTTCTGATTCTTCATGTGAAATGTTAAAATATTCTTTTATGTCTGGTCTAGTATCTATGGGCATGCAGGTTTATTCTGCTGAAGAAATGACAATCCCAATGATTAGGCTTTCAACAGTTAAATTTAATATGGACGCTGCGGTGTATTTATTCTGTGAGGAAGATACTTATGAAAAGGTCAATATATTATTCATTGACAAAGATGGAATAGCTATATCAAAATCTATGCAAAGAAAGATAGTGAATAATTTTGTAAAAGAAGATTTTATAAGAATGAGATCAAATGATTTTAAAAGAATAAGAAAATTAAAAGAATTCACAAGCTACTATGAAGAATACATTATAAGTGATTTGAAGATGCTAAAAGATGAACATAGAGAGATAAAAATTGCAGTATGGGCTTCCAATGAATTTATAAAAAAAATTGCTATAAGAGTACTTAACAAGCTTAATATTCAATGTATTAAGTATGATAATTATATAAGTTTGGATGGCCTAAAAAAAGAAGTTTTAACAAAAAAATTGGACTTTGGGGTTAATATTTCAGAAAACTGTAGTGAAGCTATATTAATTGATGAGAAAGGCACAATATTAAATAAACAAATATATGAGAGTATAAAATCGTTGGTACTTATATATGCTTACGGATTTAAGACTATTGCGGTGCCGGTTAATTCATCAGCTGCATTGAAGAAAATAGCACAAAGATATAACTGTAAGTATATTAGAACTAAGATTTCAGAAAGACATATTTTAAATGAATATATCAAAAATGAGAAAGATAAGGATAGAAAAAAGGTGCTGCTTTCGTATCTTTCAAGTATAGATGCATTAAGTGTAATAATAAATGTAATCGATATTATGCTGGAAAATGAAATGAAGATTTCTGAATTTATAGGGAATATACCAAATTATATTTTAAAGAACAAGGAAATAGCATGTTCGTGGGATAAAAAAGGAAGTATAATGAGAAAACTTATGGAAAAAAGCACTAGAAATCCGGTGGAACTTATAGAAGGGATTAAATTTAATTATGATGATTCATGGGCACTTGTAATTCCAGATTCTAATGAACCTATATGCAAAATATATGCAGAGTCCTGTGATGAAGAGAAAACTGAGAAAATTATAGATAGATTTGAGAATGAAATACATTTGTTTTTAAGAAGTTGA
- the aspS gene encoding aspartate--tRNA(Asn) ligase, whose translation MKKFYVKDVFSMNEGDEIVLKGWVHKIYDLGHVNFIRLRDKTGIAQLVTTKEQLEGLRNETCIEVKGKLSKNEKAINGMEVQVEDIKILGKVYYDKLPFDINGKKINAALETQLDHRNISLRKPNILAIFKIQEQIGDCFRDFLRENGFTEIHTPKILASGTEGGSELFTVNYFDHRAFLAQSPQFYKQMMVGVGFEKVFEVGHAYRAELHNTYRHLNEYVSLDAEMGFIEDETEIMDLEERFMNYLFKKLRENCARELEMYNITLPQKVNIPRIPLSEAQEIVYKEYGKRSPKGDLNAEGERLFGKYIKEKYDSDFAYLTKYPLSKRPMYTMPDDEIEGASKSFDLIYKGLEITTGGQRIHDHDMLVEAIKKKGFKPEEFEFYTENFRYGMPPHGGFAIGLERLTMQILGLENIREASLLPRDMKRITP comes from the coding sequence ATGAAAAAATTTTATGTCAAAGATGTATTTTCCATGAATGAAGGGGATGAAATAGTACTTAAAGGATGGGTTCATAAAATTTATGATCTCGGTCATGTTAATTTTATAAGACTAAGAGATAAAACAGGAATTGCTCAGCTAGTAACAACTAAGGAACAATTAGAAGGTCTTAGAAATGAAACTTGTATAGAAGTTAAGGGAAAACTAAGTAAAAATGAAAAAGCTATTAATGGAATGGAAGTTCAAGTAGAAGATATAAAAATTTTAGGAAAAGTTTATTATGATAAATTACCTTTTGATATAAATGGTAAAAAAATAAATGCAGCACTTGAAACTCAACTTGATCATAGAAACATAAGTCTTAGAAAACCTAATATACTCGCAATTTTCAAAATTCAAGAACAAATTGGAGATTGTTTTAGAGATTTTTTAAGAGAAAATGGCTTTACAGAAATACATACACCTAAAATATTGGCATCAGGAACTGAGGGTGGAAGTGAGCTTTTCACTGTAAATTATTTTGATCATAGAGCATTTTTAGCTCAGAGTCCTCAATTTTACAAGCAGATGATGGTTGGAGTTGGATTTGAAAAAGTTTTTGAGGTAGGTCATGCTTATAGAGCAGAGCTTCATAATACTTACAGACATTTAAATGAGTATGTGAGTCTTGATGCAGAAATGGGCTTTATAGAAGATGAGACTGAAATAATGGATCTTGAAGAAAGATTTATGAACTATTTATTCAAAAAATTAAGAGAGAATTGTGCAAGGGAACTTGAAATGTATAATATAACTTTACCCCAAAAAGTTAACATACCAAGGATTCCTCTTTCAGAAGCACAGGAGATTGTTTATAAAGAATATGGTAAAAGATCACCTAAGGGAGATTTGAATGCTGAAGGTGAAAGATTGTTTGGAAAGTATATTAAGGAGAAGTATGATAGTGATTTTGCTTATCTTACAAAGTATCCTCTTTCAAAAAGGCCTATGTATACAATGCCTGATGATGAAATAGAAGGAGCCTCAAAGAGCTTTGATTTAATATATAAAGGTCTTGAAATAACAACAGGTGGTCAAAGAATTCATGATCATGATATGCTTGTAGAAGCTATAAAGAAAAAAGGATTTAAACCAGAAGAGTTTGAATTCTATACGGAAAACTTTAGATACGGTATGCCACCTCATGGAGGTTTTGCTATAGGTCTTGAAAGACTTACAATGCAGATATTAGGACTTGAAAATATAAGAGAAGCATCATTATTGCCAAGAGATATGAAGAGAATAACACCATAA
- the gatC gene encoding Asp-tRNA(Asn)/Glu-tRNA(Gln) amidotransferase subunit GatC: MSDKHVDLDTVKYIAKLAKLKFTDGEAAKLAGEFESILGHFETIDKVDLSDVNVNEFDEVNTEFRKDVPKVFEDKKKLMQNVKSLRDGAIEVPKIIEE, from the coding sequence TTGAGTGATAAACATGTGGATTTAGACACGGTTAAATATATTGCTAAACTTGCGAAACTTAAGTTTACAGACGGAGAAGCAGCAAAGCTTGCAGGTGAGTTTGAATCAATACTTGGACATTTTGAAACTATAGATAAAGTGGATTTATCAGATGTTAACGTAAATGAATTTGATGAGGTTAACACTGAATTTAGAAAAGATGTTCCAAAAGTTTTTGAAGATAAAAAGAAACTTATGCAGAATGTAAAGAGTTTAAGAGACGGTGCAATTGAGGTACCTAAGATAATTGAAGAGTAG
- the gatA gene encoding Asp-tRNA(Asn)/Glu-tRNA(Gln) amidotransferase subunit GatA encodes MDILSMTVEELRTAILDKELKSEDIVKAYFDNIKKTEPKIDAYITLCEDYALKEARIVDKKIAAGDKVGCLAGIPIAIKDNICTDGIKTTCASKMLYDFIPPYDATVIKKLKAEDAVIIGKTNMDEFAMGSSTENSAFKVTKNPRDITRVPGGSSGGSAAVVAAKMAPISLGSDTGGSIRQPAAFCGVVGLKPTYGLVSRFGLIAFASSLDQIGPFGKTVKDCAQLLQVVCGEDELDNTSAKGLETEDYLDGIDDGIKGMKIGMPKEFFGEGLDPEIKKAVYDTIEKLKSLGAEVIDISLPITEEGLSAYYIISSAEASSNLARFDGIRYGYRPKDFEDVYDLMESSRTEAFGDEVKRRIMLGTYALSSGYYDAYYKRALKLKKKIKNQFKEAFEKYDLILSPVSPVLPFKIGERKADPLEMYLADIYTVNINLAGIPAISMPCAVSKEGLPIGLQLLGPHFGEKKIFRAARALEKER; translated from the coding sequence ATGGATATACTGAGTATGACAGTAGAGGAACTAAGGACTGCTATTTTAGATAAAGAGCTTAAATCAGAAGATATTGTAAAAGCTTATTTTGATAATATAAAAAAAACAGAGCCCAAGATAGATGCATATATAACATTATGTGAAGATTATGCACTTAAAGAGGCAAGAATTGTGGATAAAAAAATTGCAGCTGGGGATAAAGTTGGATGCCTTGCAGGAATTCCTATTGCTATAAAAGATAATATATGTACAGATGGAATAAAAACAACTTGTGCATCAAAAATGTTGTATGATTTTATTCCACCTTACGATGCTACGGTAATAAAAAAATTAAAGGCAGAAGATGCTGTAATAATAGGAAAAACTAATATGGATGAATTTGCAATGGGATCTTCCACAGAAAATTCAGCTTTTAAGGTTACTAAAAATCCTAGAGATATAACTAGGGTTCCAGGCGGTTCTTCAGGAGGTTCAGCGGCTGTAGTTGCAGCTAAAATGGCGCCTATATCTCTTGGCTCAGATACAGGTGGGTCAATAAGACAGCCTGCTGCATTTTGTGGAGTTGTTGGCCTTAAGCCAACTTATGGTCTGGTTTCGAGATTTGGGCTTATAGCTTTTGCATCATCTCTTGATCAGATTGGACCTTTTGGAAAGACAGTAAAGGATTGTGCACAGCTTTTGCAGGTTGTTTGTGGAGAAGATGAACTTGATAACACAAGTGCTAAGGGCCTTGAAACAGAAGATTATCTTGATGGAATAGATGATGGCATCAAAGGCATGAAAATAGGAATGCCTAAAGAATTCTTTGGAGAGGGACTTGATCCTGAAATAAAAAAAGCTGTTTATGATACAATTGAAAAGCTTAAAAGCCTTGGAGCAGAGGTTATTGATATTAGCCTTCCAATAACAGAAGAGGGACTTTCAGCTTACTATATTATTTCATCTGCAGAGGCAAGTTCTAACCTTGCAAGATTTGATGGAATAAGATATGGATACAGACCTAAAGACTTTGAAGATGTATATGACTTAATGGAAAGTTCAAGAACAGAGGCTTTTGGAGATGAGGTAAAGAGAAGAATAATGCTTGGAACATATGCATTATCATCTGGATATTATGATGCTTATTATAAGAGAGCACTTAAACTTAAAAAGAAAATAAAAAATCAGTTTAAGGAAGCTTTTGAGAAATACGATTTGATTTTAAGCCCTGTATCACCTGTACTCCCTTTCAAAATAGGTGAAAGAAAAGCAGATCCTTTAGAGATGTATCTTGCAGATATATATACAGTAAACATAAATCTTGCCGGAATACCTGCAATATCAATGCCATGTGCTGTAAGTAAAGAGGGACTTCCAATAGGACTTCAACTTTTAGGACCTCACTTTGGTGAAAAGAAAATATTTAGAGCAGCAAGAGCACTTGAAAAGGAGAGATAA